A single Bacillus sp. HMF5848 DNA region contains:
- a CDS encoding NAD(P)/FAD-dependent oxidoreductase — MPKKIVILGGGTAGTMVANKLARQLQAEIKENKVEVTLISNTEKHIYQPGYLFITMNIHAPEHFIRDEKKVVHRHVKLIFDDIEKIDKANHRLVSMANSYDYDQLVIATGSHPNFDSLPGLKEGAHDFYTLEGAIRLRDALATFEGGRILITIDVPHKCPAAPLEVSLMLDDYFRKKLIRDKVEIKYTYPIGRIHSLQPVAEWAEPNFEKRNILAEVFFNLEEIDPARKVAITMDGEEHPYDILISIPAHTGASVILNSGLGDEDGFIPTDRYTLKMIGSDNVYVIGDATNLPISKAGSTAHYQGDVLVKNLVDRVRGLPETAVYNGKVACFLENSLDDASYITFDYTHPPKPANTSELLHWFKSIYNEVYWLNVRGIM, encoded by the coding sequence ATGCCAAAAAAGATTGTCATCCTTGGTGGCGGAACGGCAGGAACAATGGTGGCGAACAAGCTTGCTCGTCAACTGCAAGCTGAAATTAAAGAAAATAAAGTTGAAGTTACATTAATTTCAAACACTGAGAAACATATATATCAACCTGGATATTTGTTTATCACCATGAACATCCATGCTCCTGAGCACTTTATTAGAGATGAAAAAAAAGTAGTGCACCGACATGTGAAGCTTATTTTTGACGACATTGAAAAAATCGATAAAGCAAACCATCGCCTCGTGTCTATGGCCAATTCTTACGATTACGATCAGCTGGTAATAGCAACTGGTTCTCACCCGAATTTTGATAGCTTACCTGGTTTAAAAGAGGGAGCACATGATTTTTATACGCTTGAGGGAGCCATTAGACTCCGAGATGCATTAGCGACTTTCGAGGGTGGGCGCATTTTAATTACAATTGATGTTCCTCATAAATGTCCGGCTGCGCCGCTTGAAGTGAGCTTAATGCTTGATGATTACTTTAGAAAAAAATTAATACGTGACAAGGTAGAAATTAAATATACGTACCCGATTGGTAGAATCCACTCTTTACAGCCAGTGGCTGAGTGGGCTGAGCCCAATTTCGAAAAACGTAATATCCTAGCTGAAGTCTTTTTTAACTTAGAAGAGATTGATCCTGCTCGTAAAGTAGCTATTACGATGGATGGAGAAGAACATCCATATGATATATTAATCTCCATACCAGCGCATACAGGGGCTTCTGTTATACTCAACTCAGGGCTTGGTGATGAAGATGGTTTTATCCCTACAGACCGTTACACATTAAAAATGATTGGCTCAGATAACGTATATGTCATAGGAGATGCAACGAATTTACCAATTAGCAAAGCAGGTTCAACCGCTCATTATCAAGGTGACGTACTGGTTAAGAACCTCGTTGACCGTGTTCGTGGTTTACCTGAAACAGCTGTATATAACGGCAAAGTGGCATGCTTCTTAGAAAATAGTCTAGACGATGCAAGCTACATTACGTTTGACTACACTCATCCCCCTAAGCCAGCGAATACGTCAGAGCTTCTTCATTGGTTTAAATCAATATATAACGAAGTATACTGGCTCAATGTTCGCGGGATTATGTAG
- a CDS encoding sulfurtransferase TusA family protein, with translation MNIEITKSVDARGSYCPGPLMELIKAIKKAAVGDVIEVLSNDKGSAVDIPEWIKKMKHELVHNEKIDDYWKIAVRKMK, from the coding sequence ATGAATATTGAGATTACAAAATCTGTTGATGCAAGAGGTTCTTACTGCCCTGGTCCTTTAATGGAATTAATTAAAGCCATTAAAAAGGCAGCTGTTGGTGATGTAATTGAAGTATTATCAAACGATAAAGGATCTGCTGTTGATATTCCAGAATGGATAAAAAAAATGAAGCATGAGCTCGTACACAATGAAAAAATTGATGATTATTGGAAGATTGCTGTTCGTAAAATGAAGTAA
- a CDS encoding DUF1641 domain-containing protein, whose protein sequence is MEVSSLEHTTTMEYAKELIEVAIQSMTKEMVDEITKKAIASVELIDDIAQPETIELLKKLPDVSESLSRSLDEIKKLEQTGSLQTLIEVAEMIAAAKVSMTSTMVLDIVEKAIAGVELADDLTQKGAIPLATNMIASFTEAMDEYEDKQPLSLLQLAKSMKDPNVRKGLSILVSFLKRFANG, encoded by the coding sequence ATGGAAGTGAGTAGCTTAGAACATACAACCACAATGGAATATGCTAAGGAGCTTATAGAGGTCGCCATTCAGTCTATGACAAAGGAAATGGTTGATGAGATTACAAAAAAAGCAATCGCATCCGTTGAGCTTATTGATGACATTGCTCAACCTGAAACAATCGAATTACTTAAGAAGCTCCCTGACGTAAGCGAAAGCTTATCTCGATCCCTAGATGAAATTAAAAAGCTTGAACAAACTGGCTCATTACAAACACTAATTGAAGTAGCAGAGATGATTGCTGCAGCTAAAGTATCCATGACAAGCACTATGGTATTGGACATAGTTGAAAAAGCCATTGCTGGTGTAGAACTAGCTGATGATTTAACCCAAAAAGGCGCTATTCCTTTAGCAACTAATATGATAGCTTCGTTTACAGAAGCAATGGATGAATATGAAGACAAACAACCACTGTCATTATTACAATTAGCTAAGTCTATGAAGGATCCGAATGTTCGCAAAGGGTTAAGCATCCTTGTTTCTTTTTTAAAAAGATTCGCTAACGGCTAA
- a CDS encoding DsrE/DsrF/DrsH-like family protein: MNEEQVPSLAIILLSEEIEKLHAGALVGSVASMSGMQVNIFVTMNALKNFSKEFFAAKDFKAGTVGKEMLAKEIPLFDHLLSEGKDMGDLHIYGCAMAMDVMGWEKDDMIDVFDDIIGVTAFLGMAQNAQVVTM, from the coding sequence ATGAACGAAGAACAAGTTCCATCATTAGCAATTATTTTATTGTCCGAGGAAATAGAAAAGCTCCATGCTGGCGCATTAGTTGGTTCTGTAGCTTCAATGTCGGGTATGCAAGTAAATATTTTCGTTACAATGAATGCATTGAAAAATTTTTCCAAAGAGTTTTTTGCCGCAAAGGATTTTAAAGCTGGTACGGTCGGAAAAGAAATGCTCGCCAAAGAAATCCCCTTATTTGACCATTTATTAAGCGAGGGAAAAGATATGGGCGATCTTCACATATACGGCTGTGCAATGGCAATGGACGTTATGGGTTGGGAAAAGGACGATATGATTGATGTATTTGATGATATAATCGGCGTCACTGCCTTTCTTGGTATGGCACAAAACGCACAAGTCGTCACCATGTAA
- a CDS encoding CAP domain-containing protein — protein sequence MTKFIKIMMGFMLVFSLAACNVDDNRELDEVNDNISSLSTDMTSESYPHTKAIRIQDAKYEFKIDEQAAEDAKKNYKQYAQKLQKASENYRNYLAGQQTPPPVNNTKQYMQERQKKQAEETQHQQPNQKAAEQQPAKQQPAKQEPAREKQPAQQQEPAQQQPAQQQTEQQQAAPAPAPQQQPDVNQQAAPPPAKTEQQPTAEQPKQEATQNAEGLSEFEREVVRLSNVQRKNNGLPELQADTALSKVAREKSNDMQKNGYFSHTSPTYGSPFDMMRDFGITYKSAGENIAQGQRTPEEVVNAWMNSEGHRKNILSADFTHIGVGHETGGNHWTQMFIKK from the coding sequence ATGACAAAGTTTATTAAAATCATGATGGGTTTTATGCTCGTTTTTTCTCTTGCGGCATGTAATGTAGACGACAATCGTGAATTAGATGAAGTTAACGATAATATTTCTAGCTTGAGCACAGATATGACGAGTGAAAGCTATCCGCATACGAAGGCGATACGAATTCAAGACGCTAAGTATGAGTTTAAAATTGATGAGCAAGCTGCAGAAGATGCAAAAAAGAATTATAAACAGTATGCACAAAAGCTACAAAAAGCATCAGAAAATTACCGGAATTATCTTGCTGGACAGCAAACACCACCACCGGTAAACAATACGAAACAATATATGCAAGAAAGACAAAAGAAGCAAGCTGAGGAGACTCAGCATCAACAACCAAACCAAAAAGCTGCAGAGCAACAGCCTGCTAAGCAACAGCCTGCCAAACAGGAACCAGCACGAGAAAAGCAACCAGCTCAGCAACAAGAGCCGGCACAACAACAGCCAGCTCAGCAGCAAACAGAACAGCAGCAAGCGGCGCCAGCACCGGCACCACAACAACAACCTGATGTGAATCAACAAGCAGCACCACCACCTGCAAAGACGGAGCAACAGCCAACAGCTGAACAACCTAAGCAGGAAGCGACACAAAATGCAGAAGGTTTAAGTGAGTTCGAACGAGAAGTAGTTCGCTTAAGTAACGTGCAGCGTAAAAATAATGGGCTGCCTGAACTTCAAGCAGATACAGCATTAAGTAAAGTTGCAAGAGAAAAGTCGAATGATATGCAGAAAAATGGGTACTTTTCACACACAAGTCCAACATACGGGTCACCATTTGATATGATGCGTGATTTTGGTATCACATATAAATCCGCAGGAGAGAATATAGCACAAGGTCAAAGAACACCAGAGGAAGTAGTTAACGCTTGGATGAACAGTGAAGGTCACCGCAAAAACATCTTAAGTGCGGACTTTACTCACATTGGTGTCGGTCATGAAACGGGCGGAAACCATTGGACACAAATGTTTATTAAAAAGTAA
- the fadH gene encoding 2,4-dienoyl-CoA reductase, which yields MEGKVVIVTGGSSGMGKYMAMQFAKEGANVVITGRQLDKLEEAKKEIEQQPGQVLCVTMDVRNVDDVNRMVQEADEVFGRIDALVNNAAGNFICPAEDLSFNGWRAVIDIVLNGTFYCSQTVGKYWIEKKIQGKIINMVATYAWGAGAGVVHSAAAKAGVLSLTRTLAVEWGRKYGITVNAIAPGMIERTGGAERLVLSEKHLQHMHEGIPLQRFGTPEEIGKLARFMLSDDAAYLNGECITLDGGQWLNTGMF from the coding sequence GTGGAAGGAAAAGTAGTGATTGTGACGGGCGGTTCAAGTGGAATGGGAAAATATATGGCAATGCAATTTGCTAAAGAGGGAGCGAATGTTGTCATAACGGGCAGGCAATTAGACAAACTTGAGGAAGCAAAAAAAGAAATTGAACAGCAACCAGGCCAAGTGTTATGTGTCACAATGGACGTGCGAAACGTCGATGATGTTAATAGAATGGTTCAAGAAGCGGATGAAGTCTTTGGTCGTATTGATGCTTTGGTGAATAATGCTGCCGGTAATTTTATTTGCCCCGCAGAGGATTTGTCATTCAACGGTTGGCGTGCTGTCATTGATATTGTGTTAAATGGTACCTTTTATTGCAGTCAAACAGTTGGTAAGTATTGGATTGAAAAAAAGATTCAAGGAAAAATTATTAATATGGTTGCAACATACGCATGGGGAGCAGGGGCTGGGGTTGTGCACTCAGCAGCTGCAAAAGCAGGTGTATTATCCTTAACGCGTACACTTGCTGTGGAATGGGGACGAAAGTATGGTATTACGGTAAATGCTATTGCGCCTGGTATGATTGAGCGAACAGGTGGAGCAGAAAGACTGGTGTTGTCTGAAAAGCATTTGCAACATATGCATGAGGGAATTCCGTTACAACGTTTTGGAACACCTGAAGAAATCGGCAAGCTTGCGCGATTTATGCTTTCAGATGATGCGGCCTATTTAAATGGTGAGTGCATTACACTAGATGGAGGCCAATGGCTTAATACTGGGATGTTTTAA
- a CDS encoding peroxiredoxin, producing MWGDYMDTYPFCAQTTDQAPLFTAEAYDNVTKTIKNVLMKDYRGRWLVLFFYSSDFTFVUPTELAAVAAIYPQLQALQTDVLGISTDSVYAHKVFTEVSPSVADLPFPLVSDRTHEISRAYRVLNEGTGATFRATVIVDPNGIIVSKLVYPLEVGRNVYEILRLIQGIQYGRRTGEGLPANWVPGQPGIKRDITLIGKI from the coding sequence ATGTGGGGGGATTATATGGACACGTATCCTTTTTGTGCACAAACAACTGATCAAGCACCGCTTTTTACTGCCGAAGCTTATGATAATGTTACGAAAACGATAAAAAATGTTTTAATGAAAGATTATCGTGGTCGTTGGCTTGTATTATTTTTTTACTCAAGCGACTTTACCTTTGTATGACCAACTGAATTAGCAGCGGTCGCTGCTATATATCCGCAATTACAAGCACTGCAGACCGACGTACTTGGAATTAGTACAGATAGTGTATATGCTCATAAAGTCTTTACAGAGGTGTCACCATCAGTAGCTGATCTACCATTTCCACTTGTAAGTGATCGAACGCATGAAATTAGTCGTGCTTATCGAGTGCTGAATGAAGGAACAGGTGCCACGTTTCGAGCAACCGTTATTGTCGATCCAAATGGTATAATAGTGTCAAAACTCGTATATCCACTTGAAGTGGGCCGAAACGTATATGAAATTCTGAGACTTATTCAGGGCATACAATATGGTAGACGAACAGGAGAAGGTTTACCTGCAAATTGGGTGCCCGGTCAACCTGGTATAAAACGGGACATAACTCTCATTGGAAAAATATAA